A region from the Rosa rugosa chromosome 6, drRosRugo1.1, whole genome shotgun sequence genome encodes:
- the LOC133715116 gene encoding very-long-chain aldehyde decarbonylase CER1-like — protein sequence MASTPGILTDWPWTPLGSFKYVVLAPWVVHGTYSFMVNQGHDRDLSYFLILPFMLWRMLHNQLWISLSRYRTAKGKGRIVDKGLEFEQVDRERNWDDQIIFNGILFFLGSRHLPGAQNLPLWRGDGFVMTFLIHAGPVEFLYYWFHRALHHHFLYSRYHSHHHSSIVTEPITSVIHPFAEHIAYFILFAIPMVTMAFTGTGSVGSYLIYVTYIDLMNNMGHCNFELIPNWIFSIFPPLKYLMYTPSFHSLHHTQFRTNYSLFMPIYDYIYGTMDKSTDSLYESSLKREEESPDVLHLTHLTTPESIYQLPVGFASLASKPHTSTWYLWLMWPVTLWSTLLTWIYGRTFVLERQRFEKLKLQTWAIPKYSLQYFLEWQNEAINVLIEEAILEAEEKGVKVLSLGLLNQSEELNRYGGLYVHRNPQLKIKVVDGSSLAVAVILNSIPKGTIQVLVRGNLTKVAYALAFSLCQRGIQVATLHQSDYLKLTKSFNATESKLVLAKSCAAKIWLVGDGLSKEEQLNAPKGTIFVPFSQIPPKKLRADCNYHCTPAMKTPTSLENIYSCENWLPRRVMSAWRIAAIVHALEGWNEHECGYTMSDINKVWQATLRHGFQPLTTTATTQTKLNQ from the exons ATGGCTTCCACTCCTGGCATTCTCACAGACTGGCCATGGACGCCTCTCGGAAGCTTCAAG TACGTGGTTTTGGCTCCTTGGGTGGTTCACGGCACATACTCGTTCATGGTTAACCAAGGACATGATAGAGATCTGTCTTACTTTCTCATACTTCCATTCATGCTGTGGAGGATGCTCCACAACCAGTTATGGATCTCTCTTTCCCGATATCGAACCGCCAAAGGGAAAGGCCGGATCGTCGACAAGGGACTCGAATTCGAACAAGTCGACAGAGAAAGAAACTG GGATGACCAGATAATATTCAACGGAATATTGTTCTTCCTAGGCAGCAGGCACCTGCCTGGGGCTCAAAACCTACCATTGTGGAGGGGAGATGGGTTCGTTATGACGTTTCTAATTCATGCCGGTCCGGTGGAGTTTCTCTACTACTGGTTTCACAGAGCTCTTCACCACCATTTCCTCTACTCTCGCTACCATTCCCACCACCATTCCTCCATTGTCACCGAGCCTATTACTT CTGTGATTCACCCTTTTGCGGAACACATAGCATATTTCATCCTCTTCGCAATACCAATGGTGACAATGGCGTTTACGGGGACAGGTTCAGTCGGATCATATTTGATTTATGTTACTTATATTGACTTAATGAACAACATGGGGCACTGCAATTTTGAGCTCATTCCCAACTGgatattttctatttttcctCCTCTTAAGTACCTCATGTACACTCCCTC GTTTCACTCTCTTCACCACACACAATTCCGAACCAATTACTCCCTCTTCATGCCCATCTACGACTACATATACGGCaccatggacaagtctaccgaTTCTCTGTATGAATCTTCGCTCAAAAGAGAGGAGGAATCGCCCGATGTGTTGCATCTAACCCATCTAACAACCCCTGAATCCATCTATCAACTACCTGTAGGGTTTGCTTCCTTGGCCTCTAAGCCACACACCTCAACGTGGTACTTATGGTTGATGTGGCCAGTCACACTGTGGTCTACGCTGCTCACTTGGATTTACGGCCGAACTTTTGTGCTTGAGAGGCAGCGCTTTGAGAAACTTAAATTGCAAACTTGGGCTATACCGAAATACAGTTTGCAG TACTTCTTGGAATGGCAAAACGAAGCTATCAACGTCTTGATTGAGGAAGCTATACTTGAAGCTGAGGAAAAGGGTGTCAAAGTTTTAAGTTTAGGTCTCTTGAATCAG AGTGAGGAGCTGAATAGATACGGTGGCCTCTATGTTCACAGGAATCCACAGCTGAAAATCAAGGTTGTGGATGGAAGTAGCTTAGCTGTGGCTGTCATCCTCAACAGCATTCCGAAAGGGACAATCCAAGTTCTTGTTAGAGGCAACCTCACTAAGGTTGCTTATGCCCTTGCATTTTCGTTGTGCCAGAGGGGAATCCAG GTAGCTACACTACACCAGTCTGATTATTTGAAGCTCACCAAATCATTCAATGCTACTGAGAGTAAGTTGGTTCTTGCAAAGAGCTGTGCTGCAAAG ATCTGGTTAGTGGGAGATGGACTGAGTAAAGAAGAACAGTTGAATGCACCAAAAGGAACTATATTTGTTCCCTTCTCCCAAATTCCACCGAAAAAATTGCGCGCAGACTGCAACTACCACTGCACTCCAGCCATGAAGACTCCTACGTCACTTGAGAACATTTACTCTTGTGAG AACTGGTTACCAAGAAGGGTGATGAGTGCGTGGCGCATTGCCGCAATAGTGCATGCCTTGGAAGGTTGGAATGAGCACGAGTGCGGTTACACCATGTCTGACATTAACAAAGTTTGGCAAGCAACTCTTCGACATGGCTTCCAACCTCTGACCACCACGGCCACTACTCAGACCAAATTAAATCAGTAA